Proteins found in one Sandaracinaceae bacterium genomic segment:
- a CDS encoding succinate dehydrogenase cytochrome b subunit — MQRALTLYQSTIGKKVAMALSGLVMVGFTVGHMLGNLNAYVGEDAFNEYAATLHEAWYILWPTRFVLLAAVSVHIVSAFSLVTRNKDARPQAYHMTKHTEATFASKAMPVSGIALLLFIGFHLLHFTLAPQLFNEVHFENPFWNFYAGLSHPLLAGIYIVGNLALGLHIYHGFFSAFQTIGANHPKYNPLRRDAAVGLATILTLGNLMFPVSVHLGFIEAPAGYAAAMADANDSPASDH; from the coding sequence ATGCAGAGAGCGCTGACGCTCTATCAGAGCACCATCGGCAAGAAGGTGGCTATGGCCCTCTCGGGCCTCGTCATGGTCGGATTCACGGTGGGGCACATGCTCGGAAACCTGAACGCCTATGTCGGTGAGGACGCGTTCAACGAGTACGCGGCCACGCTGCACGAGGCCTGGTACATCCTCTGGCCCACGCGCTTCGTCCTGCTCGCCGCCGTCAGCGTCCACATCGTGTCCGCCTTCTCGCTGGTCACCCGCAACAAGGACGCCCGCCCGCAGGCCTACCACATGACCAAGCACACGGAGGCCACCTTCGCGAGCAAGGCCATGCCCGTCAGCGGCATCGCGCTGCTGCTGTTCATCGGGTTCCACCTGCTGCACTTCACGCTGGCGCCGCAGCTCTTCAACGAAGTGCACTTCGAGAACCCGTTCTGGAACTTCTACGCGGGCCTCTCGCACCCGCTGCTGGCCGGCATCTACATCGTCGGCAACCTGGCCCTCGGCCTGCACATCTACCACGGGTTCTTCAGCGCCTTCCAGACCATCGGCGCCAACCACCCCAAGTACAACCCGCTGCGCCGTGACGCCGCGGTGGGCCTCGCTACCATCCTCACCCTCGGCAACCTGATGTTCCCCGTCAGCGTCCACCTCGGGTTCATCGAGGCTCCCGCCGGCTACGCCGCCGCGATGGCCGACGCCAACGACTCGCCCGCCAGCGACCACTGA
- a CDS encoding fumarate reductase/succinate dehydrogenase flavoprotein subunit, producing MELRSNEPDKSIPIEQRWTQHKMNGKLVAPANRRKYEIIVVGSGLAGGAAAASLGEMGYKVKCFCFQDSPRRAHSIAAQGGINAAKNYQNDGDSVYRLFYDTVKGGDFRAREANVYRLAELSVNIIDQCVAAGVPFAREYGGLLANRSFGGAQVSRTFYARGQTGQQLLLGAYSALEKQIEAGTVEMHTRSEMLDLVVVDGKARGIVTRDLKTGEIKPHVADVVVLCTGGYGNVFYLSTNAMGSNCTAAWRAHRKGALFANPCYTQIHPTCIPRAGEYQGKLTLMSESLRNDGRVWVPRKKEDCGKSPDQIAEKDRYYYLEEKYPAFGNLVPRDVASRNAMYVCDQGLGVGPVVDGERRAVYLDFADALKRLGRPTIEERYGNLFDMYQRITGESPYTTPMRIYPATHYTMGGIWVDYNLMTTIPGLFSGGEANFSDHGANRLGASALMQGLADGYFVLPYTVGNYIGTEASKRVGQRTFPELGEDHPEVQKVVKDVKERVKRLMNAPEPKHGPDHYHRELGKIIWTKCGMSRTKAGLEEALREIPKLRADFEKHLKITGTGEELNQTLEKAGRVEDFFELGELMCLDALTREESCGGHFRAEHEDDGEALRDDDNFAFVSAWGYTGNSAKPELHKEPLTFDYVKPSKRSYK from the coding sequence ATGGAACTTCGTTCGAACGAACCCGATAAGTCGATCCCCATCGAGCAGCGGTGGACCCAGCACAAGATGAACGGGAAGCTCGTGGCTCCCGCCAATCGCCGCAAGTACGAGATCATCGTCGTGGGCTCGGGCCTCGCGGGCGGCGCTGCGGCGGCCAGCCTGGGCGAGATGGGCTACAAGGTGAAGTGCTTCTGCTTCCAGGACAGCCCGCGTCGCGCCCACTCCATCGCGGCCCAGGGCGGCATCAACGCCGCCAAGAACTACCAGAACGACGGCGACAGCGTCTACCGCCTGTTCTACGACACGGTGAAGGGCGGCGACTTCCGCGCCCGTGAGGCCAACGTCTACCGCTTGGCCGAGCTGAGCGTGAACATCATCGACCAGTGCGTGGCGGCCGGCGTGCCCTTCGCGCGCGAGTACGGCGGCCTCCTGGCCAACCGCTCCTTCGGTGGCGCGCAGGTCTCGCGCACGTTCTACGCGCGCGGTCAGACTGGGCAGCAGCTGCTCCTGGGTGCCTATTCGGCGCTCGAGAAGCAGATCGAGGCCGGCACCGTGGAGATGCACACCCGCAGCGAGATGCTCGACCTGGTGGTCGTGGACGGCAAGGCACGCGGCATCGTCACGCGTGACCTCAAGACCGGCGAGATCAAGCCGCACGTGGCCGACGTGGTGGTGCTCTGCACCGGTGGCTACGGCAACGTCTTCTACCTGTCCACCAACGCCATGGGCAGCAACTGCACCGCGGCGTGGCGCGCGCACCGCAAGGGCGCTCTCTTCGCGAACCCCTGCTACACGCAGATTCACCCCACGTGCATCCCGCGCGCCGGTGAGTACCAGGGCAAGCTCACGCTCATGAGCGAGTCGCTCCGCAACGACGGCCGCGTCTGGGTGCCCCGCAAGAAGGAAGACTGCGGGAAGTCCCCGGACCAGATCGCCGAGAAGGACCGCTACTACTACCTGGAAGAGAAGTACCCGGCCTTCGGCAACCTGGTCCCGCGCGACGTGGCCAGCCGCAACGCCATGTACGTCTGCGACCAGGGCCTGGGTGTCGGGCCCGTCGTGGACGGTGAGCGCCGCGCCGTCTACTTGGACTTCGCGGACGCCCTGAAGCGCCTGGGTCGGCCCACCATCGAGGAGCGCTACGGCAACCTCTTCGACATGTACCAGCGCATCACCGGCGAGTCCCCGTACACCACGCCGATGCGCATCTACCCGGCCACGCACTACACCATGGGTGGCATCTGGGTGGACTACAACCTCATGACCACCATCCCGGGCTTGTTCTCGGGCGGTGAGGCCAACTTCAGCGACCACGGCGCCAACCGCCTGGGCGCGTCGGCGCTCATGCAGGGCCTGGCGGACGGCTATTTCGTGCTGCCGTACACCGTGGGCAACTACATCGGCACCGAGGCCAGCAAGCGCGTGGGCCAGCGCACCTTCCCGGAGCTGGGCGAGGATCACCCCGAGGTGCAGAAGGTGGTCAAGGACGTGAAGGAGCGGGTCAAGCGGCTGATGAACGCCCCCGAGCCCAAGCACGGCCCCGACCACTACCACCGCGAGCTGGGCAAGATCATCTGGACCAAGTGCGGCATGTCGCGCACCAAGGCCGGCCTCGAGGAGGCTCTCCGCGAGATCCCGAAGCTGCGCGCCGACTTCGAGAAGCACCTCAAGATCACGGGCACCGGCGAGGAGCTCAACCAGACGCTCGAGAAGGCCGGCCGCGTGGAAGACTTCTTCGAGCTGGGCGAGCTGATGTGCCTGGACGCGCTCACGCGGGAAGAGAGCTGCGGCGGACACTTCCGCGCGGAGCACGAGGACGACGGCGAGGCGCTGCGCGACGACGACAACTTCGCGTTCGTGTCGGCCTGGGGCTACACGGGCAACTCCGCGAAGCCCGAGCTCCACAAAGAGCCGCTGACCTTCGACTACGTCAAGCCCAGCAAGCGCAGCTACAAGTAA
- a CDS encoding succinate dehydrogenase/fumarate reductase iron-sulfur subunit gives MTTFNITLHVWRQKSPQAPGKFEDYKVLADEHMSFLEMLDVVNDDLIAKGKEPIAFDHDCREGICGACGMVINGEAHGPQKLTTTCQLHMRQFKNGPFDIWIEPFRAAGFPLLKDLVVDRSGFDRIIQAGGYISIRTGSPLDANATPIPKHVSDMAMDAAECIGCGACVAACPNASASLFTAAKITHLGLLPQGQAERPERARNMVTAMDNEGFGGCTNHGECESACPKGISVDFIARMNRDFVKASATAYERASKGDGE, from the coding sequence ATGACCACGTTCAACATCACGCTCCACGTTTGGCGCCAGAAGTCGCCGCAGGCCCCCGGCAAGTTCGAGGACTACAAGGTCCTGGCCGACGAGCACATGAGCTTCCTCGAGATGCTCGACGTCGTGAACGACGACTTGATCGCGAAGGGCAAGGAGCCCATCGCGTTCGACCACGACTGCCGTGAGGGCATCTGTGGCGCGTGCGGCATGGTCATCAACGGCGAGGCGCATGGCCCGCAGAAGCTGACCACCACCTGCCAGCTCCACATGCGCCAGTTCAAGAACGGCCCCTTCGACATCTGGATCGAGCCGTTCCGCGCCGCGGGCTTCCCGCTGCTCAAGGACCTGGTGGTGGACCGCAGCGGCTTCGACCGCATCATCCAGGCGGGCGGCTACATCTCCATCCGCACGGGTTCCCCGCTCGACGCCAACGCCACGCCCATCCCGAAGCACGTGTCGGACATGGCCATGGACGCCGCCGAGTGCATCGGCTGCGGCGCCTGCGTGGCCGCGTGCCCGAACGCGTCGGCCAGCCTCTTCACGGCCGCCAAGATCACCCACCTTGGCCTCTTGCCGCAGGGCCAGGCCGAGCGCCCCGAGCGCGCCCGCAACATGGTCACCGCCATGGACAACGAGGGCTTCGGCGGCTGCACCAACCACGGCGAGTGCGAGTCCGCGTGCCCGAAGGGCATCTCGGTGGACTTCATCGCGCGCATGAACCGCGACTTCGTGAAGGCCTCTGCCACGGCGTACGAGCGGGCCAGTAAGGGCGACGGCGAATAG